One window from the genome of Sulfodiicoccus acidiphilus encodes:
- a CDS encoding 30S ribosomal protein S11 → MSSRREIRWGYAHIYASQNNTIITVTDVTGGEVIARGSGGMMVKADREKPSPYAAMLTASKVASDAIDRGIMAVHIKVRAPGGYGSKIPGPGAQPAIRALARSGFVIGRIEDVTPVPHDTIRRPGGRRGRRV, encoded by the coding sequence ATGTCCAGTAGAAGAGAAATAAGGTGGGGTTACGCTCACATCTACGCCTCTCAAAACAATACTATCATAACTGTGACTGACGTTACGGGTGGAGAAGTAATAGCCAGAGGTAGCGGAGGAATGATGGTAAAGGCGGACAGGGAGAAGCCTTCTCCTTACGCAGCAATGTTGACTGCGTCTAAGGTGGCGTCCGATGCCATAGATCGGGGCATAATGGCTGTGCACATAAAAGTGAGGGCGCCAGGAGGCTACGGATCGAAGATTCCAGGTCCGGGTGCTCAACCTGCTATCAGGGCATTGGCAAGGTCAGGTTTCGTGATAGGACGAATAGAGGATGTCACCCCAGTCCCCCACGATACTATCAGGAGACCTGGCGGCAGACGTGGTA
- a CDS encoding 30S ribosomal protein S4, protein MGDPKRARKKWEGPSTPWSKEQLTREQSLLGTYGLRNKREIYLARTIVKNLRLQARGLLALPPAERAAREKQLTAKVLRLGLSDKEELTVSDVLALTEEDLLKRRLQTVVYQNGLSRTIYQARQLIVHGHITVNGVRVTSPSYIVKRGDVVDFYPTSVFKSNPPVEVKKDVQ, encoded by the coding sequence ATGGGAGATCCTAAGAGGGCTAGGAAAAAATGGGAGGGACCCTCAACTCCTTGGTCCAAGGAACAGTTAACGCGTGAGCAATCGCTTTTGGGAACTTATGGATTAAGAAATAAGAGAGAGATCTACCTCGCGAGAACAATAGTTAAGAACCTAAGGTTGCAGGCGAGAGGTCTATTGGCCTTACCACCTGCTGAACGCGCAGCTAGAGAGAAACAGCTGACGGCTAAAGTGTTGCGGTTAGGTCTATCTGACAAGGAGGAATTGACAGTTAGTGACGTCTTGGCCTTGACCGAAGAGGACTTGCTAAAGAGGAGGCTGCAGACAGTGGTTTACCAAAACGGACTCAGTAGAACAATATATCAAGCTAGGCAGCTCATAGTTCATGGTCATATAACAGTAAACGGTGTAAGGGTAACCTCCCCATCTTATATAGTGAAGAGAGGTGACGTGGTAGACTTCTATCCCACAAGTGTTTTCAAGTCAAACCCGCCAGTGGAGGTGAAGAAGGATGTCCAGTAG
- a CDS encoding 30S ribosomal protein S13, which yields MSSGQEFKYIVRLFGQDTDGRYKAAYALAMVKGIGYNTAKGILLKAGLDPNKRLGNFTDAEIKKVVALVSSKRIEGLPVWMYNRRSDYESGTDLHLVTSDLLFYAREDIEREKKVKSWRGIRHSLGLKVRGQRTRTTGRTGGTVGVRRSKQGQQQQQQSK from the coding sequence ATGTCAAGTGGTCAGGAGTTCAAATACATTGTGAGGCTCTTCGGCCAGGATACTGATGGCAGATATAAGGCAGCCTATGCATTGGCCATGGTCAAGGGCATCGGTTACAACACAGCTAAGGGGATACTCCTTAAAGCTGGTCTAGATCCCAACAAGAGGCTTGGTAACTTTACAGATGCCGAAATAAAGAAAGTGGTAGCTTTGGTCTCCTCGAAAAGGATAGAGGGGCTTCCTGTCTGGATGTATAACAGAAGATCCGACTACGAGAGTGGAACAGATCTTCATTTAGTAACTTCTGACCTCCTTTTCTATGCCAGAGAGGACATAGAAAGGGAGAAGAAGGTGAAAAGCTGGAGAGGGATTAGACACTCTTTGGGTCTAAAGGTACGCGGACAGAGAACTAGGACCACAGGAAGAACAGGAGGTACCGTGGGAGTCAGGAGAAGTAAACAGGGACAGCAACAACAGCAGCAGAGTAAGTAG
- a CDS encoding AIR synthase related protein, with the protein MDLEGITRRLLDSGRDPFNELPKLISIYRGNVQGRDPFIEALVEEVRNSRSSNQFSFSPVGLRAGEAGLGSRGVGDYDVHSALLEASGSDPRSFDDAGLAEDVLVSVDGIHSRLSFFPYLAGFHATRAALRDVMVKGGRPLGVLVDIHLSDDSDVSMLFDFEAGVTTVTDFLKIRILAGSTLRIGGDVVIGERISGGVGAIAKAPPKPLGRANVKPGHYVVMTEGHGGGTVTATAIYHGRPDVVEATINLYDLLSCQLVRDRLLDYVDAMTDVTNGGIRGDALEVSRLTSTSLVIYPEIFRSLIDPHVLRLMDDVNVDPYGISIDSIMIFTKHPDLIIGELSSRGIKADVVGRVENFIGFPMYVEEDGKLRELSPNFRESPYTPVKKVIGNSSKYDRTARNMLISKALAASLEKKKRFSSLLNSSEVKGRKDPSNVG; encoded by the coding sequence ATGGATCTTGAAGGAATAACTAGGCGTCTTCTGGATTCTGGAAGAGATCCTTTCAATGAATTACCGAAACTAATCTCTATTTATAGAGGAAATGTCCAGGGAAGAGATCCCTTCATCGAAGCATTAGTGGAGGAGGTTAGGAACTCGAGGAGCTCTAACCAGTTCTCCTTCTCTCCAGTAGGTCTACGGGCAGGAGAGGCCGGATTAGGGTCTAGAGGTGTCGGAGATTACGACGTTCACTCGGCGTTACTTGAGGCCTCAGGATCAGATCCTCGTTCTTTCGACGACGCTGGTCTAGCTGAGGACGTCCTTGTTTCCGTAGACGGAATTCATTCTAGGTTGAGCTTTTTTCCTTACTTAGCTGGGTTCCATGCTACTAGGGCGGCCCTCAGGGACGTGATGGTGAAGGGAGGAAGGCCACTGGGGGTGTTGGTTGACATACACCTGTCTGACGATAGCGACGTCTCAATGCTGTTTGACTTCGAGGCTGGAGTCACGACTGTGACCGATTTCCTAAAGATAAGGATACTCGCGGGAAGCACGCTCAGAATAGGAGGCGATGTAGTGATAGGGGAAAGGATAAGCGGTGGGGTGGGAGCTATTGCTAAGGCGCCTCCCAAACCGCTCGGCAGAGCAAATGTGAAGCCCGGCCACTACGTGGTCATGACTGAGGGTCATGGAGGAGGAACAGTTACAGCCACAGCTATTTATCACGGCAGACCGGATGTAGTAGAGGCCACTATTAACTTGTACGATCTATTGTCGTGTCAGTTGGTGAGAGATCGGCTGCTAGATTACGTGGATGCCATGACAGATGTCACTAACGGAGGGATAAGGGGAGATGCGCTTGAGGTTTCGAGGCTAACATCGACTTCACTGGTGATCTACCCTGAAATCTTCAGGTCCTTGATAGATCCCCACGTCCTTAGACTCATGGATGATGTTAATGTGGATCCTTATGGAATCTCAATAGACTCGATAATGATATTTACAAAACATCCAGATCTCATAATAGGAGAACTTTCATCTAGGGGAATTAAGGCAGACGTCGTAGGAAGAGTTGAGAACTTCATCGGCTTCCCAATGTATGTGGAAGAGGATGGAAAGCTCAGGGAGCTTAGTCCTAACTTCAGGGAATCTCCCTACACCCCAGTGAAGAAAGTAATAGGCAACAGTTCCAAGTACGATCGGACAGCTAGAAATATGTTAATCTCTAAAGCGTTGGCTGCCTCACTTGAAAAGAAAAAGAGGTTCTCTTCGTTACTTAATTCCTCTGAGGTTAAGGGGAGGAAAGACCCCTCAAATGTTGGCTAA
- a CDS encoding secondary thiamine-phosphate synthase enzyme YjbQ — protein MKVEFEVNTSSRLQAIDITNEVNDRLKGIEDGVVLLYVKHTTCGLIVNEAEEGLMSDYVKWLGRVFPINGDYLHNRIDNNGHAHLSSAIVGNSRLLPVSNGKLDLGTWQRVILLEFDGPRRRVIGLKTAMK, from the coding sequence TTGAAGGTCGAATTCGAGGTAAACACTTCCTCTAGACTGCAGGCCATAGATATTACTAACGAAGTAAACGATAGGCTTAAGGGAATTGAAGATGGAGTAGTTCTTCTCTATGTAAAGCACACCACATGCGGCCTCATAGTGAATGAGGCCGAGGAGGGGCTGATGAGTGATTATGTGAAGTGGTTAGGAAGAGTGTTCCCAATAAACGGGGACTATCTCCACAATAGAATTGACAATAACGGCCACGCACACCTCTCGAGTGCGATTGTGGGAAACTCGAGACTCTTGCCGGTGAGTAACGGGAAGTTGGATCTAGGAACTTGGCAGCGCGTGATATTGTTAGAGTTTGACGGACCTAGGAGAAGGGTAATAGGGTTGAAAACGGCAATGAAGTAA
- a CDS encoding tyrosine--tRNA ligase — protein MDVNERLRLLTRNLEEVVTLEELKSKVSTGEKLKGYIGFEPSGPFHLGWLIWARKLSDMQKAGVQMNVLIATWHAWINDKMGGDMDKIKLVGKYTIEVLGQVGVDTASLKVLDAENFVEDKEYWKLVLNVAKNTSLARMKRAMTIMGRKAEEAELDTSKLIYPAMQVSDIFYMDLDLALGGIDQRKAHMLARDVADKLGKKKVIGMHVPLLVGLQGGSRMNLEEDEALSTVKMSKSKPETAIFVHDSPEEVERKIKMAYCPAGQVDGNPILGINRYIIFGEDGETLTVERPAKYGGDVKFESYEELERAYVDGKVHPLDLKAATARKVNQILEPVRKHLSNRSEFDALIRNIVSNVTR, from the coding sequence TTGGATGTAAACGAGCGTTTACGTTTGCTCACGCGCAACCTCGAGGAAGTAGTAACCCTTGAGGAGCTCAAATCCAAGGTAAGTACGGGGGAGAAGCTTAAGGGTTACATTGGGTTTGAACCAAGCGGGCCTTTCCACCTTGGCTGGCTCATCTGGGCAAGGAAGTTAAGCGACATGCAGAAGGCGGGAGTACAAATGAATGTCTTAATTGCGACCTGGCACGCATGGATAAACGACAAGATGGGAGGAGATATGGATAAGATAAAGCTAGTAGGAAAATATACGATAGAAGTCCTGGGGCAAGTGGGAGTAGACACTGCGAGCTTGAAGGTGCTTGACGCTGAGAACTTCGTGGAGGACAAAGAGTATTGGAAGCTAGTTCTCAACGTCGCCAAAAACACGAGCCTAGCGAGGATGAAAAGAGCTATGACTATAATGGGGAGGAAAGCTGAGGAGGCCGAGTTAGATACGTCCAAACTAATCTACCCAGCAATGCAAGTTTCCGACATCTTTTACATGGACTTAGACTTGGCATTGGGGGGAATTGATCAACGTAAGGCACATATGCTGGCTAGGGATGTGGCGGACAAACTTGGAAAGAAGAAGGTAATAGGAATGCACGTTCCTCTTCTAGTTGGTCTACAGGGAGGAAGTAGGATGAACTTAGAAGAGGACGAGGCACTGAGCACGGTGAAGATGAGCAAGTCAAAGCCAGAGACTGCTATATTCGTCCACGACTCTCCGGAGGAAGTAGAGAGAAAGATAAAGATGGCTTACTGCCCTGCTGGACAGGTAGATGGTAATCCCATACTCGGGATAAATAGGTACATCATATTTGGGGAAGATGGAGAGACGCTCACGGTGGAGAGACCCGCAAAATACGGAGGTGATGTAAAGTTTGAAAGTTACGAGGAGCTTGAAAGAGCATATGTGGACGGAAAGGTTCACCCCCTAGATCTTAAGGCAGCCACGGCTAGGAAAGTAAATCAGATCCTTGAACCTGTGAGGAAGCACCTCTCCAATCGTTCTGAGTTCGACGCACTGATAAGGAACATAGTGTCTAACGTGACTAGGTGA
- the dnaG gene encoding DNA primase DnaG: MKYNVVFKFEVDGIVDKPDIIGAIFGQTENLFGEEFDLRELQDKGRLGRITVELRRRDNRTEGEVVIPSNLDRVETALIASMIENVDKAGPYNIKFQLVEIQDIRAEKLKKIIDRAKEILSTWSKEKTLDIREVLNEVTSSVRTGEIIEYGPEKLPAGPNVDKDPNLIIVEGRADVINLLRYGYKNTLGIEGATGRIPESAIRLSKQKKMVIAFLDGDHGGDLILKQLINSDARIDYVARAPQGREVEELTGKEIAKALSNMMPLGQYLKRQEAKAEVREARTATLAQTVQPQEVVVQEQRPEEVITMPNTVLEEVKKLPGTLEGIIFDESWNPVEKVQVRDIIPKLENGGSNNATYIIFDGVITQRLLELASERNIKLLVGARVGGLTKRPKNVKILTFTDMLT; the protein is encoded by the coding sequence TTGAAGTACAACGTTGTTTTCAAATTCGAAGTCGACGGCATAGTTGACAAACCAGACATAATAGGTGCCATATTCGGACAAACCGAGAATCTCTTCGGGGAGGAGTTCGACCTAAGAGAGCTCCAAGACAAGGGGAGATTGGGAAGAATAACGGTTGAGCTCAGGAGGAGGGATAATAGGACTGAAGGAGAGGTCGTAATACCCTCAAACCTGGACAGGGTTGAAACAGCACTTATTGCATCAATGATAGAGAACGTAGATAAGGCAGGCCCCTACAATATCAAGTTCCAGCTTGTGGAGATCCAGGACATTAGAGCAGAGAAGTTAAAGAAGATCATAGACCGTGCTAAGGAGATACTCTCCACTTGGAGTAAGGAGAAAACCTTAGACATAAGAGAGGTATTAAACGAAGTCACTAGCTCCGTCAGAACTGGGGAAATCATAGAATACGGTCCAGAGAAGCTCCCTGCTGGGCCCAACGTCGATAAGGATCCCAACCTCATAATAGTGGAAGGAAGGGCAGATGTCATAAACTTGCTCAGGTACGGCTATAAGAATACCCTAGGAATAGAGGGAGCTACAGGGAGGATTCCCGAGTCTGCCATAAGACTCTCGAAGCAGAAGAAGATGGTCATCGCGTTCTTGGATGGAGATCATGGAGGGGATCTCATCCTTAAGCAACTCATTAACTCAGACGCCAGAATAGACTATGTAGCTAGGGCACCACAAGGGAGGGAAGTAGAGGAGCTGACAGGAAAGGAGATAGCCAAGGCCCTCTCCAACATGATGCCCCTAGGTCAGTACCTCAAGAGGCAGGAAGCTAAGGCTGAGGTTAGAGAAGCCAGAACGGCCACACTAGCACAGACTGTGCAGCCTCAAGAGGTGGTAGTTCAGGAACAGAGGCCAGAGGAAGTGATCACCATGCCTAACACTGTCCTAGAGGAGGTAAAGAAGCTCCCTGGCACTCTAGAGGGTATAATCTTCGATGAGTCGTGGAATCCTGTTGAGAAAGTGCAGGTTAGGGACATAATACCAAAGCTGGAAAACGGAGGGTCCAACAACGCCACCTACATAATATTTGACGGGGTGATAACGCAGAGATTACTTGAGCTGGCATCGGAAAGAAATATCAAGCTTCTAGTAGGAGCTAGAGTTGGAGGATTGACTAAAAGGCCTAAAAACGTGAAGATTCTCACCTTTACCGATATGCTTACATAG
- a CDS encoding metallophosphoesterase has translation MEWSEVRTLIKKATEIMRERGPLLRMEARTVGFVGDTHTALDVTDKVIKHYFPLLDKLVFLGDYVDRGDTGVENLVQILSIFIKNPEKVIVLRGNHESPLTNLYYGFYSEVTKKFGSDAYVEFEELFSSMPYAALVNKVLCVHGGLSNGIRDVEEIEMLPSYDINPDDPQAFQILWNDPREEVTGFVPSERGDGAFLFGRDVTEEFLTHNDLTRLIRGHEVADGFRFDMDGKVITVFSSRYHHMSAGMLVMSGQSLTKIYL, from the coding sequence ATGGAGTGGAGCGAAGTAAGGACCTTGATTAAGAAGGCGACAGAGATCATGAGGGAACGAGGACCATTATTGAGGATGGAAGCTAGAACAGTGGGATTTGTTGGAGATACCCATACAGCTCTCGACGTCACAGATAAGGTGATCAAACACTACTTTCCGTTGTTGGACAAGCTAGTATTTCTAGGAGATTACGTTGACAGAGGAGATACAGGGGTGGAGAATCTAGTACAAATACTCTCCATATTTATAAAAAATCCTGAAAAGGTTATAGTACTTAGAGGAAATCATGAGAGTCCTCTCACCAACCTGTACTATGGCTTCTACAGTGAAGTAACGAAGAAGTTCGGAAGTGATGCGTACGTGGAGTTCGAAGAACTTTTCTCCTCGATGCCCTACGCGGCCTTAGTAAATAAGGTACTATGCGTGCACGGAGGACTATCAAATGGGATCAGGGACGTAGAAGAGATCGAAATGTTACCTTCATATGACATCAATCCCGACGATCCACAGGCGTTCCAAATTCTATGGAACGACCCCAGGGAGGAGGTTACTGGCTTTGTACCAAGTGAGCGAGGTGATGGAGCCTTCCTGTTTGGAAGGGATGTCACTGAAGAGTTTCTAACCCATAACGACCTTACGAGGTTGATTCGTGGCCACGAGGTAGCTGACGGTTTCAGGTTCGATATGGATGGCAAAGTGATAACAGTGTTTTCGAGTAGGTACCATCACATGTCTGCAGGAATGCTAGTCATGTCCGGGCAGAGCCTTACTAAGATCTATCTCTAG
- the yciH gene encoding stress response translation initiation inhibitor YciH, giving the protein MAEDTSLCGGLPPEVCEQLNKEEQLIKIKLEKRRYGKDVTIIEGIDSSDHDLKKIASDLKSKLATGGTVKNNRIELQGDHRERIKEILVSMGFPYSNILVIE; this is encoded by the coding sequence ATGGCTGAAGATACAAGTCTGTGTGGAGGGCTACCTCCTGAGGTCTGTGAGCAGTTAAATAAGGAGGAGCAATTAATTAAGATAAAACTAGAGAAGAGAAGATATGGTAAGGACGTTACAATAATTGAAGGGATAGATAGCTCAGATCACGATTTGAAGAAAATAGCATCAGACCTCAAGTCAAAGCTCGCCACAGGCGGTACGGTCAAAAACAACAGGATAGAACTTCAAGGAGACCATAGGGAAAGAATCAAAGAGATTCTTGTAAGTATGGGATTCCCATACTCCAACATCCTTGTAATAGAGTAG
- the cobT gene encoding nicotinate mononucleotide-dependent phosphoribosyltransferase CobT, whose amino-acid sequence MNLDLFLLVIGTTDTSLIPGITLAGASPELTLFTPAADAEYLLTGSTKSIVGIPVTPSGIPTPAIISRASIKLLGIPHLVVNAGSRINPQVPYLRVGETPGRDIRKRAFLKEEFEEIFGMAKQLGASLDFVGSLIVGESIPGGTTTAAATLVGLGYEAGDRTSSTSPHNPKELKRRVISQAIANAPKELLPRIAALTDPVLTAIAGLMAGFKGRKVLAGGTQMLAVVAILKALSFPIDEVEIITTKWVVEDPSADFLGLAKELGVKVSNSTLDLSDSKFPGLRAYEEGYVKEGVGAGGLSYMAISAFGHQRVIESIEREYIMLTKLNVS is encoded by the coding sequence GTGAATTTGGATCTCTTCCTACTTGTAATAGGAACTACCGATACTAGTCTCATACCTGGAATTACGTTGGCCGGGGCGTCTCCAGAACTGACTCTGTTCACACCAGCTGCCGATGCCGAATATCTCCTCACAGGTTCTACGAAGAGTATAGTAGGGATCCCAGTAACTCCTTCTGGAATACCTACGCCCGCCATAATCTCTAGGGCATCCATAAAGCTCCTAGGAATACCTCATTTGGTTGTAAATGCTGGATCAAGGATAAACCCTCAGGTTCCATATCTTCGAGTAGGAGAGACTCCTGGCAGGGACATTAGGAAACGTGCTTTCCTAAAGGAGGAATTTGAGGAAATTTTCGGTATGGCCAAACAGTTGGGAGCATCCCTGGATTTCGTGGGTTCTCTAATCGTTGGCGAATCTATTCCAGGAGGAACAACTACGGCGGCAGCGACTCTAGTGGGACTAGGATATGAAGCTGGAGATAGAACCAGCTCTACTTCTCCTCATAATCCAAAGGAACTGAAGAGAAGGGTCATTTCTCAAGCTATTGCCAATGCTCCCAAAGAGTTGTTACCTAGAATTGCGGCTTTAACGGACCCTGTGCTGACGGCAATTGCTGGTTTAATGGCGGGTTTTAAGGGAAGGAAGGTCCTTGCGGGGGGAACACAAATGCTTGCTGTAGTCGCGATATTGAAGGCACTTTCCTTTCCCATAGACGAAGTAGAAATAATTACGACAAAATGGGTAGTCGAAGACCCGTCAGCAGACTTCCTTGGACTCGCTAAGGAATTAGGTGTGAAGGTGAGCAACTCCACCCTAGACCTCTCTGACTCTAAGTTCCCTGGACTAAGAGCCTACGAAGAAGGGTATGTTAAGGAAGGGGTAGGGGCTGGAGGATTAAGTTACATGGCTATTTCCGCGTTCGGGCATCAAAGAGTTATAGAGTCCATAGAACGAGAGTATATTATGCTAACGAAATTAAACGTGAGTTGA